CTCTTGCTAAACGAGTCATAGAATCTAATAAAATAATAACATCTTTTTTATGTTCTACTAATCTTTTTGCTTTTTCAATAACCATCTCAGAAACTTGAACATGTCTAGATGGAGGTTCATCAAAAGTTGATGCTATTACTTCACCTTTTACTAATCGTTGCATTTCAGTAACTTCTTCTGGACGTTCATCAATAAGTAAAACTATTAATACACAATCTGGATGATTATATGCAATGCTTTGTGCAATATTTTGTAATAACATAGTTTTTCCTGCTTTTGGAGGAGCTACTATTAAACCTCTTTGTCCTCGTCCTATAGGTGAAGCTAAATCTAATACACGAGCAGTTAAATCTTCTGTAGAACCATTACCTCNNNNNNNNNNNNNNNNNNNNNNNNNNNNNNNNNNNNNNNNNNNNNNNNNNNNNNNNNNNNNNNNNNNNNNNNNNNNNNNNNNNNNNNNNNNNNNNNNNAAACCTCTTTGTCCTCGTCCTATAGGTGAAGCTAAATCTAATACACGAGCAGTTAAATCTTCTGTAGAACCATTACCTCTTTCCATACTTAATCTAGAGTTCGCATGTAATGGTGTTAAATTTTCAAATAGAATTTTACTTCTAGCATTTTCAGGTTTATCAAAATTTACTTGATTAACTTTTAATAAAGCAAAATATCTTTCTCCTTCTTTAGGAGGACGAATTTTACCCGAAATAGTATCTCCTGTACGTAAATTAAAACGTCTAATTTGGCTTGGAGATACATATATATCATCAGGACCCGCTAAATAAGA
The Enterobacteriaceae endosymbiont of Donacia crassipes DNA segment above includes these coding regions:
- a CDS encoding Rho termination factor N-terminal domain-containing protein, with amino-acid sequence MNLTELKNKPISDLIDLGESIYLENLARMRKQDIIFTILKQHSKSGEDIFGDGVLEILQDGFGFLRSSDSSYLAGPDDIYVSPSQIRRFNLRTGDTISGKIRPPKEGERYFALLKVNQVNFDKPENARSKILFENLTPLHANSRLSMERGNGSTEDLTARVLDLASPIGRGQRG